The Amycolatopsis sp. DG1A-15b genome window below encodes:
- a CDS encoding HAD family hydrolase, with the protein MDFALAPRTPSRTASPAAAASEPWAPPELRLVCLDIDDTLIDCTAAIRRSLHILTGRGDLWPLWDLITEEHVALVVAGELDYRTMHQRRTDCFLAEIGILADAEQVSSFERRRRELLDHSWQLFDDVLDCLEWLRAAGLMLAAVTNASGVHQRKKIADLGLAPFFDHVAIAGELGVAKPDPVMFHTVCLGLGCAPGQAVHVGDKLDTDAIGARDAGLGAVWLDRDRIGERAPEGVHTVAGLAELPELLVSEYATIGVPAQRGSGTPAFTVRNGVL; encoded by the coding sequence GTGGATTTCGCCCTGGCACCCCGGACCCCTTCGCGAACCGCCTCGCCCGCCGCGGCGGCGTCCGAGCCCTGGGCGCCGCCCGAGCTCCGGCTGGTGTGCCTGGACATCGACGACACGCTCATCGACTGCACCGCCGCGATCCGCCGGAGCCTCCACATCCTCACCGGCCGGGGTGACCTGTGGCCGCTGTGGGACCTCATCACCGAAGAGCACGTGGCCCTCGTCGTCGCGGGCGAACTCGACTACCGGACGATGCACCAGCGGCGCACCGACTGCTTCCTCGCCGAGATCGGCATCCTCGCCGACGCCGAGCAGGTCAGTTCCTTCGAGCGCCGCCGCAGGGAACTGCTCGACCACTCGTGGCAGCTGTTCGACGACGTCCTCGACTGCCTGGAGTGGCTGCGCGCCGCCGGCCTGATGCTGGCCGCGGTGACGAACGCCTCGGGTGTCCACCAGCGGAAGAAGATCGCCGACCTGGGCCTGGCGCCGTTCTTCGACCACGTCGCCATCGCCGGCGAGCTCGGGGTGGCCAAGCCCGACCCGGTGATGTTCCACACGGTGTGCCTGGGCCTGGGCTGCGCCCCGGGGCAGGCGGTCCACGTCGGTGACAAACTGGACACCGACGCGATCGGCGCCCGCGACGCGGGTCTGGGCGCGGTCTGGCTCGACCGCGACCGCATCGGCGAGCGCGCCCCGGAGGGCGTCCACACGGTGGCCGGCCTCGCCGAGCTGCCTGAGCTGCTGGTTTCGGAGTACGCCACGATCGGGGTCCCGGCCCAACGCGGCAGTGGCACCCCCGCGTTCACGGTCCGGAACGGCGTGCTCTAG
- a CDS encoding DUF6292 family protein, with product MTDDEPSTAAYMRAVAAELGLQPEDTRSHTGDFAGGQIRFAGQAGDREPSDYLLRWTPGEGWELAADAGSPALRVVADLPGARAPEAVADFALTALSERGERPVRRSDEDTPEPAQRPW from the coding sequence ATGACCGACGACGAACCGTCCACGGCCGCGTACATGCGGGCGGTGGCCGCGGAGCTGGGGTTGCAGCCGGAGGACACGCGCTCGCACACCGGCGACTTCGCGGGCGGGCAGATCCGGTTCGCGGGTCAGGCGGGAGACCGCGAACCGAGCGACTACCTGCTGCGCTGGACCCCGGGGGAAGGCTGGGAGCTGGCCGCGGACGCCGGCAGCCCGGCGCTGCGGGTCGTCGCCGACCTGCCGGGCGCGCGAGCCCCCGAGGCGGTGGCCGACTTCGCCCTCACCGCCCTGTCCGAACGCGGGGAACGCCCGGTGCGCCGGTCGGACGAGGACACTCCCGAGCCGGCTCAGCGGCCCTGGTGA